The following are from one region of the Amycolatopsis sp. QT-25 genome:
- a CDS encoding DciA family protein, whose translation MDTESKELATGRDLARAALDAAKAKAKARGVEPGVRRGRVTGGGAGSNGQSSRRRRWSGPGADARDPQPLGRLASRIAVDRGWNTRLANGQVFGSWARLVGEEVAEHAQPVALKDGELTVRASSTAWATQLRLLQGQLLAKIAKGVGHGVVKKMRIQGPTAPSWRKGPRHVPGRGPRDTYG comes from the coding sequence ATGGATACCGAAAGCAAGGAACTGGCTACGGGTCGTGATCTCGCTCGTGCCGCGCTAGACGCCGCGAAGGCCAAAGCGAAGGCCCGCGGCGTTGAACCAGGCGTGCGCCGCGGCCGTGTCACCGGCGGGGGAGCCGGGTCGAACGGGCAGAGCTCACGACGTCGTCGCTGGTCAGGGCCGGGTGCCGACGCCCGCGATCCGCAACCGCTCGGCAGGCTCGCCTCCCGGATCGCGGTCGACCGCGGCTGGAACACGCGGCTGGCCAACGGTCAGGTCTTCGGTAGCTGGGCACGGCTCGTGGGTGAAGAGGTCGCCGAACACGCCCAGCCGGTCGCCTTGAAGGACGGCGAGTTGACCGTCCGCGCGAGTTCGACGGCGTGGGCGACTCAGCTGCGCCTCCTGCAGGGGCAGCTGCTGGCGAAGATCGCGAAAGGCGTCGGGCACGGCGTGGTGAAGAAGATGCGGATCCAGGGGCCGACGGCGCCGAGCTGGCGCAAAGGGCCGCGGCACGTCCCGGGACGCGGTCCGCGTGACACGTACGGCTGA
- the gyrB gene encoding DNA topoisomerase (ATP-hydrolyzing) subunit B, with protein MTENKSEYNASSITVLEGLEAVRKRPGMYIGSTGERGLHHLVQEVVDNSVDEAMAGHATKVEVTLLADGGVRVVDDGRGIPVEEHPVHKKSTLEIVHTVLHAGGKFDSDSYAVSGGLHGVGVSVVNALSTALDVEVCRDGRIWRQHYERSKPGELIEVGATGRTGTSTIFWADEDIFETTTYNFETISRRLQEMAFLNKGLTLSLRDERVADEEAEEDASGQAARVKEKTYCYPGGLEDFVKHINGSKDPIHTSVISFEGKGTGLEVEVAMQWNNGFTPSVYTFANTINTHEGGTHEEGFRAALTRVVNAYAREKKLLKEKDANLTGDDVREGLAAIVSIKLSEPQFEGQTKTKLGNSEAKTFVQQTSNEWLADWFERNPTEAKTIINKSISSSQARMAARKARDLVRRKGALEIGGLPGKLKDCRSTNPSECELYIVEGDSAGGSAKEGRDSMYQAILPIRGKIINVEKARIDRVLKNTEVQSLITALGTGIHEEFDIEKLRYHKVVLMADADVDGQHITTLLLTLLFRFMTPLIEHGHVFLSRPPLYKIKWPRAEPEYAYSDRERDAVIQAGVEAGKRLPKDDAIQRYKGLGEMNAEELWETTMDPANRLLGQVTLDDAAQADDLFSVLMGEDVEARRSFITRNAKDVRFLDV; from the coding sequence GTGACCGAGAACAAGAGCGAATACAACGCGTCGTCGATCACGGTGCTCGAAGGCCTCGAAGCCGTCCGCAAGCGCCCCGGTATGTACATCGGTTCCACCGGTGAACGCGGCCTCCACCACCTCGTTCAAGAGGTGGTCGACAACTCCGTCGACGAGGCGATGGCAGGCCACGCCACCAAGGTCGAGGTCACGCTGCTTGCCGACGGCGGGGTGCGGGTCGTCGACGACGGCCGCGGTATCCCGGTCGAGGAACACCCGGTCCACAAGAAGTCCACTCTAGAGATCGTGCATACCGTGCTCCACGCGGGCGGCAAGTTCGACAGCGATTCCTACGCGGTCTCCGGTGGTCTGCACGGCGTCGGTGTCTCCGTGGTGAACGCGCTCTCCACGGCACTGGACGTGGAGGTCTGCCGCGACGGCAGGATCTGGCGTCAGCACTATGAACGTTCCAAGCCCGGTGAGCTGATCGAGGTTGGTGCCACAGGCCGAACAGGCACCAGTACCATTTTTTGGGCCGACGAGGACATCTTCGAGACCACGACGTACAACTTCGAGACGATTTCCCGGCGTCTCCAGGAGATGGCCTTCCTCAACAAGGGCCTGACCCTCTCGCTGCGCGACGAGCGCGTCGCCGACGAAGAGGCCGAAGAGGACGCGTCCGGCCAAGCGGCACGGGTCAAGGAAAAGACCTACTGCTACCCCGGCGGGCTCGAAGACTTCGTCAAGCACATCAACGGCAGCAAGGACCCGATCCACACCAGCGTGATCTCCTTCGAGGGCAAGGGCACCGGCCTCGAAGTCGAGGTCGCCATGCAGTGGAACAACGGCTTCACGCCGTCGGTGTACACCTTCGCCAACACGATCAACACGCACGAGGGCGGCACGCACGAAGAGGGCTTCCGCGCCGCGCTCACCCGCGTCGTAAACGCGTACGCGCGCGAGAAGAAGCTGCTCAAGGAGAAGGACGCCAACCTGACCGGTGACGACGTGCGCGAGGGGCTCGCCGCGATCGTCTCGATCAAGCTGTCCGAGCCGCAGTTCGAGGGCCAGACCAAGACCAAGCTGGGCAACAGCGAGGCCAAGACGTTCGTGCAGCAGACGTCGAACGAATGGCTGGCCGACTGGTTCGAGCGCAACCCCACCGAGGCGAAGACGATCATCAACAAGTCGATCTCCTCGTCGCAGGCGCGGATGGCCGCCCGCAAGGCGCGCGACCTGGTCCGCCGCAAGGGCGCGCTGGAGATCGGCGGGCTGCCCGGCAAGCTCAAGGACTGCCGGTCGACCAATCCGTCGGAATGCGAGCTCTACATCGTCGAGGGTGACTCGGCCGGTGGTTCGGCCAAGGAAGGCCGCGACTCGATGTACCAGGCGATCCTGCCGATCCGGGGCAAGATCATCAACGTCGAGAAGGCCCGTATCGACCGTGTCCTCAAGAACACCGAGGTCCAGTCGCTGATCACCGCGCTCGGCACCGGTATCCACGAAGAGTTCGACATCGAGAAGCTGCGCTACCACAAGGTCGTGCTGATGGCCGACGCCGACGTCGACGGCCAGCACATCACCACGCTGCTGCTCACCCTGCTCTTCCGGTTCATGACCCCGCTGATCGAACACGGCCACGTGTTCCTCTCGCGGCCGCCGTTGTACAAGATCAAGTGGCCGCGGGCCGAGCCGGAGTACGCCTACTCCGACCGGGAACGCGACGCCGTCATCCAGGCCGGTGTCGAGGCGGGCAAGCGCCTCCCCAAGGACGACGCGATCCAGCGCTACAAGGGTCTCGGCGAGATGAACGCCGAAGAGCTGTGGGAGACCACGATGGACCCGGCGAACCGGCTGCTCGGCCAGGTCACCCTGGACGACGCCGCGCAGGCCGACGACCTGTTCTCCGTCCTGATGGGCGAAGACGTCGAAGCGCGCCGTTCCTTCATCACGCGTAACGCCAAGGACGTGCGCTTCCTCGACGTCTAG
- the gyrA gene encoding DNA gyrase subunit A yields the protein MTETLPPAPDHDRIEPVDIQQEMQRSYIDYAMSVIVSRALPDVRDGLKPVHRRVLYSMFDSGFRPDRQHNKCSRVVGDVLGNYHPHNDTAVYDALVRLAQPWALRYPLIDGQGNFGSPGNDPAAAMRYTECRLSHIAMHMLQDIDEDTVDFSDNYDGRTQEPDVLPSRFPNLLVNGGSGIAVGMATNIPPHNLREVADGVKWALENFEADDDELLAALLVRIKGPDFPTKAMILGNSGIEDAYRTGRGSVRMRAVVEVEEDAKGRTILVVSELPYQVNPDNLVENIANLVRDGKLTGISDIADESNSRSGMRIVVTVKRDAVAKVVLNNLYKHTQLQQNFGVNMLALVDGVPRTLRLDQMIRHYVKHQIEVIVRRTRFRLRKAEERAHILRGLVKALDMLDEVIALIRRSPSAEEARPALMRLLDVDEIQAAAILDMQLRRLAALERQRIVDTLAEIELEIADLKDILEKPERQRSIIAEELQEIVDKYGDDRRTKIIPFDGEVSVEDLIAVEDVVVTITRTGYAKRTKTDLYRSQKRGGKGVQGATLKQDDIVQHFFVCSTHDWILFFTNKGRVYRAKAYDLPEANRNARGQHVANLLAFQPDEKIAQVIEIPNYEVAPYLVLATRRGLVKKTKLTDFDSNRAGGLIAVNLREGDELVGAVLAAAEDDLLLVSAEGQSIRFHATDEALRPMGRATSGVLGMRFNDGDELLGLNVVQPDRFLLVATAGGYAKRTPTEDYPVQGRGGKGVLTIQYDQKRGRLVGAVIVDAEDELYAITSSGGVIRTSAGQVRKAGRQTKGVRLMNLGEGTTLLAVARNADEPSDVATAGSAEGEETPASEQE from the coding sequence ATGACGGAAACCTTGCCGCCCGCTCCGGACCACGACCGGATCGAACCGGTCGACATCCAGCAGGAGATGCAGCGCTCCTACATCGACTACGCGATGAGCGTCATCGTGTCGCGGGCGCTGCCGGACGTGCGGGACGGCCTCAAGCCGGTGCACCGCCGCGTGCTGTACTCGATGTTCGACTCCGGCTTCCGCCCGGACCGGCAGCACAACAAGTGCTCCCGCGTGGTCGGCGACGTGCTCGGCAATTACCACCCGCACAACGACACCGCCGTCTACGACGCACTGGTGCGGCTGGCGCAGCCGTGGGCGCTGCGGTATCCGTTGATCGACGGCCAGGGCAACTTCGGTTCGCCTGGCAACGACCCGGCGGCCGCCATGCGGTACACGGAATGCCGCCTGTCGCATATCGCCATGCACATGCTGCAGGACATCGACGAAGACACCGTCGATTTCTCCGACAACTACGACGGCCGTACCCAGGAGCCGGACGTCCTGCCATCGCGGTTCCCGAACCTGCTGGTCAACGGCGGCTCCGGGATCGCGGTCGGAATGGCGACCAACATCCCGCCGCACAACCTGCGCGAGGTGGCCGACGGCGTCAAATGGGCGCTGGAGAACTTCGAGGCCGACGACGACGAGCTGCTCGCCGCGCTGCTGGTCCGGATCAAGGGCCCCGACTTCCCGACCAAGGCGATGATCCTCGGCAACTCCGGCATCGAGGACGCGTACCGCACCGGCCGCGGCTCCGTGCGCATGCGCGCGGTCGTCGAGGTGGAAGAGGACGCCAAGGGCCGCACGATCCTGGTCGTGTCCGAGCTGCCGTACCAGGTCAACCCGGACAACCTGGTCGAGAACATCGCGAACCTGGTCCGAGACGGCAAGCTCACCGGCATCTCCGACATCGCCGACGAGTCCAACAGCCGCAGCGGGATGCGGATCGTCGTCACGGTCAAACGTGACGCGGTCGCCAAGGTCGTGCTGAACAACCTGTACAAGCACACCCAGTTGCAGCAGAACTTCGGGGTCAACATGCTGGCCCTGGTCGACGGCGTGCCGCGCACGCTGCGCCTCGACCAGATGATCCGGCACTACGTGAAGCACCAGATCGAGGTCATCGTCCGCCGGACCCGCTTCCGGCTGCGCAAGGCCGAAGAGCGCGCCCACATCCTGCGCGGTCTGGTCAAGGCGCTGGACATGCTCGACGAGGTCATCGCCCTGATCCGGCGCTCGCCTTCGGCCGAAGAGGCCCGGCCCGCGCTGATGAGGCTGCTCGACGTCGACGAGATCCAGGCGGCCGCGATCCTCGACATGCAGCTCCGCCGCCTCGCGGCACTGGAGCGGCAGCGGATCGTCGACACCCTGGCCGAGATCGAACTCGAGATCGCCGACCTCAAGGACATCCTCGAGAAGCCCGAGCGGCAGCGCTCGATCATCGCCGAGGAACTGCAGGAGATCGTCGACAAGTACGGCGACGACCGGCGCACCAAGATCATCCCGTTCGACGGCGAGGTCTCGGTCGAAGACCTCATCGCGGTCGAGGACGTCGTCGTCACCATCACCCGCACGGGTTACGCAAAGCGGACGAAAACCGATCTGTACCGCTCGCAGAAACGCGGCGGCAAGGGCGTCCAGGGCGCGACCCTCAAACAGGACGACATCGTCCAGCACTTCTTCGTCTGCTCGACGCACGACTGGATCCTGTTCTTCACGAACAAGGGCCGCGTCTACCGCGCCAAGGCCTACGACCTGCCCGAGGCCAACCGCAACGCGCGCGGCCAGCACGTCGCGAACCTGCTCGCGTTCCAGCCGGACGAGAAGATCGCCCAGGTCATCGAGATCCCGAACTACGAGGTCGCCCCGTACCTGGTGCTCGCGACCCGTCGCGGTCTGGTGAAGAAGACCAAGCTCACCGACTTCGACTCCAACCGCGCCGGCGGCCTCATCGCCGTCAACCTGCGCGAAGGGGACGAGCTGGTCGGCGCGGTCCTCGCGGCCGCCGAGGACGACCTGCTCCTCGTGTCCGCGGAAGGCCAGTCGATCCGCTTCCACGCCACCGACGAAGCCCTGCGCCCGATGGGCCGTGCGACGTCCGGTGTGCTGGGCATGCGGTTCAACGACGGTGACGAACTGCTCGGCCTCAACGTCGTCCAGCCGGACAGGTTCCTCCTCGTCGCCACCGCGGGCGGCTACGCCAAGCGCACCCCGACCGAGGACTATCCGGTGCAGGGCCGCGGTGGCAAGGGTGTGCTCACCATTCAGTACGACCAGAAACGTGGCAGGCTGGTGGGCGCGGTCATCGTCGACGCCGAAGACGAGCTCTACGCGATCACCTCCAGCGGCGGGGTGATCCGGACTTCGGCCGGGCAGGTGCGCAAGGCAGGCAGGCAGACGAAGGGGGTGCGGCTGATGAATCTCGGCGAAGGAACCACTCTTCTCGCGGTCGCACGCAACGCGGACGAGCCCTCAGACGTCGCCACTGCAGGTAGTGCTGAAGGAGAAGAAACCCCGGCGTCGGAGCAGGAATAG
- a CDS encoding DUF3566 domain-containing protein produces MTPSEKPEAGGAPAGSSSPPWQRDSGAGEPEGSSEQTVSVSSVATEDVAHSDPNRDAPTVTDYHGVSGTAAKKLFGDSGEGDPAPSVIPSASRGRATPTALRRPGRGPRRASLQIKRFDPWSVLKLSLVLGVALFFVWLVAVGVLYTVLDGMGVWDKLNGTYSSLVGGEGADAPADPLISAGRVFGIAAILGAINIVLISALATVSAFIYNVSADLAGGLEVTLSERE; encoded by the coding sequence GTGACACCATCCGAGAAGCCCGAAGCAGGCGGCGCGCCGGCGGGATCGTCGAGCCCGCCCTGGCAGCGCGACAGCGGCGCCGGGGAACCCGAAGGCTCCAGTGAGCAGACGGTCTCGGTGTCTTCGGTCGCCACCGAAGACGTGGCCCACTCGGACCCGAACCGGGACGCGCCCACCGTGACCGATTACCACGGGGTAAGCGGCACCGCCGCGAAGAAGCTCTTCGGCGACAGCGGAGAGGGCGACCCCGCCCCCTCCGTCATCCCGTCGGCCTCCCGCGGCCGCGCCACGCCCACCGCGCTCCGCCGTCCCGGCCGCGGACCGCGTCGCGCCAGCCTGCAGATCAAACGCTTCGACCCTTGGTCGGTGCTGAAACTGTCCCTCGTCCTCGGTGTCGCGCTGTTCTTCGTGTGGCTCGTCGCCGTCGGCGTCCTGTACACCGTGCTCGACGGCATGGGTGTCTGGGACAAACTCAACGGAACCTATTCGTCGCTCGTCGGCGGCGAAGGGGCCGACGCGCCGGCCGACCCGTTGATCAGCGCCGGCCGCGTCTTCGGGATCGCGGCCATCCTGGGCGCCATCAACATCGTGCTGATCTCGGCGCTGGCCACCGTCAGCGCCTTCATCTACAACGTCTCCGCCGACCTCGCCGGAGGCCTGGAAGTGACCCTTTCCGAACGAGAGTGA
- a CDS encoding DLW-39 family protein → MKKLLALATIAGGVLFVIKRNKAAKAEADLWREATAPTERPLGAASTNGSTPAKAADASRNN, encoded by the coding sequence ATGAAGAAGCTGTTGGCACTCGCGACCATCGCGGGCGGCGTGCTGTTCGTGATCAAGCGCAACAAGGCAGCCAAGGCCGAGGCAGACCTCTGGCGTGAGGCCACCGCGCCGACCGAGCGTCCGCTGGGCGCCGCTTCCACGAACGGAAGCACCCCGGCCAAGGCGGCGGACGCGTCCCGCAACAACTGA